A single genomic interval of Nonomuraea rubra harbors:
- a CDS encoding shikimate dehydrogenase → MDSFLVGLIGSGIGPSWSPPLHEQEAVHHGLHYVYRLLDTDRVGGEVGELVRTARRFGYDGLNITHPCKQAVIPHLDELSPDARMLGAVNTVVFDGERAIGHNTDWTGFAESFARGLPDVPTRRIVQLGAGGAGAAVAHALLTMGADRITLVDADPARAGALAGELSARFGAGRARPADAAELPGLLAGAEGLVHATPTGMAHHPGLPLPAELLHPGLWVADIVYRPLETELLKQARAIGCRTLDGGGMVVFQAAHAFRLFTGREPDAERMFAHLTDLIAV, encoded by the coding sequence ATGGACTCATTCCTGGTCGGGCTGATCGGCTCGGGCATCGGGCCCTCCTGGAGCCCGCCGCTGCACGAGCAGGAGGCCGTGCACCACGGGCTGCACTACGTCTACCGGCTGCTGGACACCGACCGGGTGGGCGGCGAGGTGGGCGAGCTGGTCCGCACGGCGCGCAGGTTCGGCTACGACGGGCTCAACATCACCCACCCCTGCAAGCAGGCCGTCATCCCGCACCTGGACGAGCTGTCACCGGATGCCCGCATGCTCGGCGCGGTCAACACCGTGGTGTTCGACGGCGAGCGCGCCATCGGCCACAACACGGACTGGACGGGCTTCGCCGAGTCGTTCGCGCGCGGCCTGCCGGACGTGCCCACCAGGAGGATCGTGCAGCTCGGCGCCGGAGGCGCGGGAGCCGCGGTCGCGCACGCGCTGCTCACGATGGGCGCCGACCGGATCACCCTGGTCGACGCGGACCCGGCGCGGGCGGGCGCGCTGGCAGGCGAGCTGTCGGCCCGTTTCGGCGCGGGACGGGCCCGCCCCGCGGACGCGGCCGAGCTGCCCGGTCTGCTGGCCGGGGCCGAGGGGCTGGTGCACGCGACCCCGACCGGCATGGCCCACCATCCGGGTCTGCCGCTGCCGGCCGAGCTGCTCCATCCCGGCCTGTGGGTGGCCGACATCGTCTACCGGCCGCTGGAGACGGAGCTGCTCAAGCAGGCGCGGGCGATCGGCTGCCGGACGCTGGACGGCGGCGGCATGGTCGTCTTCCAGGCCGCGCACGCGTTCAGGCTGTTCACCGGCCGCGAGCCGGACGCCGAGCGGATGTTCGCCCACCTGACCGATCTCATCGCTGTCTGA
- a CDS encoding bifunctional sugar phosphate isomerase/epimerase/4-hydroxyphenylpyruvate dioxygenase family protein, which translates to MRKSIATVSVSGTLTEKLEAIAAAGFDGVEIFENDLLACPLSPEEVRARAADLGLGIDLYQPFRDFEAVPADVLAGSLRRAERKFQVMRRLGADLLLVCSNVSPAAIGDDELAAEQLRLLAERAAEYGVRIAYEALAWGRHVNEYLHAWRVVRMADHPNLGTCLDSFHILSRGSDPIGIEAIPGEKIFFLQLADAPLLAMDVLQWSRHYRCFPGQGNFDLAGLTASVLRTGYAGPLSLEVFNDVFRQASTERTALDGMRSLIALEQSLDGLSHPAVPAGFAFAELADTGTLGGLLTALGFARTGVHASKPVELWSQGEARLLLNARDQVADPALVAIGLDSPDPGGAVKHAGALLSPVLPRERAPEDAPLDAIAAPDGTEIFFCDTAWLADFGPGAAIPGRITHIDHVALTQPLHYFDEAALFYRSVLGLRPQESLELPDPYGLLRSKAMSAPDGAVRMVVNIAHVGAGQQPWQHLALACDDVVAVARRLRAEHPDLLLPIPDNYYDDLEARYEVDPELRRLGVLYDRDGAGGEFLHLYTVTAGRVFFELVQRLGGYQGYGAGNAPIRLAVQHAGA; encoded by the coding sequence GTGCGCAAGTCCATCGCCACCGTGTCGGTGAGCGGCACGCTCACGGAGAAGCTGGAGGCGATCGCCGCCGCCGGGTTCGACGGGGTGGAGATCTTCGAGAACGACCTGCTGGCCTGCCCCCTGTCGCCGGAGGAGGTCCGGGCCAGGGCCGCCGACCTCGGCCTCGGCATCGACCTCTACCAGCCCTTCCGCGACTTCGAGGCGGTGCCGGCCGACGTGCTCGCGGGCAGCCTGCGCCGGGCCGAGCGCAAGTTCCAGGTGATGCGGCGGCTCGGCGCGGACCTGCTGCTGGTCTGCTCGAACGTCTCGCCGGCCGCGATCGGCGACGACGAGCTGGCCGCCGAGCAGCTCCGGCTGCTGGCCGAGCGGGCCGCCGAGTACGGCGTCCGCATCGCCTACGAGGCGCTGGCCTGGGGCCGGCACGTCAACGAGTACCTGCACGCCTGGCGCGTCGTGCGCATGGCCGACCACCCGAACCTGGGCACCTGCCTGGACAGCTTCCACATCCTGTCGCGCGGCTCCGACCCGATCGGCATCGAGGCCATCCCGGGCGAGAAGATCTTCTTCCTGCAGCTCGCCGACGCGCCGCTGCTGGCCATGGACGTGCTGCAGTGGAGCCGCCACTACCGCTGCTTCCCCGGGCAGGGCAACTTCGACCTGGCCGGGCTGACCGCCAGCGTGCTGCGCACGGGCTACGCGGGGCCGCTGTCGCTGGAGGTGTTCAACGACGTCTTCCGCCAGGCGTCCACCGAACGCACCGCGCTGGACGGCATGCGCTCGCTCATCGCGCTGGAGCAGAGCCTGGACGGCCTGAGCCATCCGGCCGTGCCCGCCGGCTTCGCCTTCGCCGAGCTGGCCGACACCGGCACCCTCGGCGGGCTGCTGACCGCGCTCGGCTTCGCCAGGACGGGCGTGCACGCGAGCAAGCCGGTCGAGCTGTGGTCGCAGGGCGAGGCCAGGCTCCTGCTCAACGCCCGCGACCAGGTGGCGGACCCGGCCCTGGTCGCGATCGGCCTGGACAGCCCGGACCCCGGCGGTGCCGTCAAGCACGCCGGCGCGCTGCTGTCGCCCGTCCTGCCCCGCGAGCGGGCCCCCGAGGACGCCCCGCTGGACGCGATCGCCGCCCCTGACGGCACCGAGATCTTCTTCTGCGACACCGCCTGGCTCGCCGACTTCGGCCCCGGCGCCGCCATTCCAGGCCGGATCACCCACATCGACCACGTGGCGCTCACCCAGCCGCTGCACTACTTCGACGAGGCCGCCCTGTTCTACCGCAGCGTGCTCGGCCTGCGCCCGCAGGAGAGCCTGGAGCTGCCGGACCCGTACGGCCTGCTGCGCAGCAAGGCCATGTCGGCCCCCGACGGCGCGGTGCGCATGGTGGTGAACATCGCCCACGTCGGCGCCGGCCAGCAGCCCTGGCAGCACCTCGCGCTGGCCTGCGACGACGTCGTGGCGGTGGCCCGCAGGCTCCGGGCCGAGCACCCCGACCTGCTGCTGCCCATCCCGGACAACTACTACGACGACCTGGAGGCCCGCTACGAGGTCGATCCCGAGCTGCGCCGGCTCGGCGTGCTCTACGACCGCGACGGCGCCGGCGGCGAGTTCCTGCACCTGTACACGGTCACCGCGGGCCGGGTGTTCTTCGAGCTCGTCCAGCGCCTCGGCGGTTACCAGGGGTACGGGGCCGGCAACGCCCCCATCCGGCTCGCCGTGCAGCACGCGGGTGCTTAA
- a CDS encoding MFS transporter — MQGKPRKAAIAAWIGSALEYYDFFIYGTAAALVFNKIFFPSSSPATGTLLALATFGVGYLARPVGAFVLGHIGDKFGRKRVLVTTLLMMGGSTFLVGCLPTYDQIGVAAPVLLVLLRLMQGFSVSGEQAGANSMTLEHAPEDRRAYYTSFTLNGTQAGQIIATAIFLPIAALPEEQLLSWGWRVPFWLSVIVAVAGVVIRRTLEETPAFEQEVATNTVAKMPLAVLFREQWRDVLRVVVAAVIASVSTIFTVHALSYAVNTMGLERSPMLWVGVLANVAAVITIPLWGRLSDRVGRKPVFVGGSLGCAVLMFAYLWSISAGDYVLIFLSGILMFGVVHSATSAVWPSFYGEMFTTRVRLSGMAIGTQIGFAIAGFAPTVATAVAGTGPGSWLGVSVITAVVCLINVAAVATARETYQVPTDQLGLRPLTGRVKV; from the coding sequence GTGCAGGGCAAACCGCGTAAAGCGGCCATTGCTGCCTGGATAGGCAGTGCTTTGGAGTATTACGACTTCTTCATCTACGGCACGGCCGCCGCGCTGGTCTTCAACAAGATTTTCTTCCCGTCCTCCTCACCTGCAACGGGGACGCTGCTCGCGCTGGCCACGTTCGGCGTCGGCTACCTCGCCAGGCCCGTGGGCGCGTTCGTGCTCGGGCACATCGGTGACAAGTTCGGCCGCAAACGGGTGCTGGTCACCACGCTGCTGATGATGGGCGGCTCCACGTTCCTGGTCGGCTGCCTGCCCACCTACGACCAGATCGGCGTGGCGGCGCCGGTCCTGCTCGTGCTGCTCCGCCTGATGCAGGGCTTCTCCGTCTCGGGCGAGCAGGCCGGCGCCAACTCCATGACGCTGGAGCACGCCCCCGAGGACCGGCGCGCCTACTACACCAGCTTCACCCTCAACGGCACCCAGGCCGGCCAGATCATCGCCACCGCGATCTTCCTGCCCATCGCCGCCCTGCCCGAGGAGCAGCTGCTGAGCTGGGGCTGGCGGGTGCCGTTCTGGCTGAGCGTCATCGTGGCCGTGGCCGGCGTCGTCATCCGCCGCACGCTGGAGGAGACCCCCGCCTTCGAGCAGGAGGTCGCCACCAACACCGTCGCGAAGATGCCCCTCGCGGTGCTCTTCCGCGAGCAGTGGCGGGACGTGCTGCGCGTCGTCGTCGCCGCGGTCATCGCCTCGGTCAGCACGATCTTCACCGTGCACGCCCTGTCGTACGCGGTCAACACGATGGGCCTGGAGCGCAGCCCGATGCTCTGGGTCGGCGTGCTGGCCAACGTCGCCGCCGTCATCACGATCCCGCTGTGGGGCAGGCTGTCGGACCGGGTCGGCCGCAAGCCGGTCTTCGTCGGCGGCTCGCTCGGCTGCGCGGTCCTCATGTTCGCCTACCTGTGGTCGATCTCCGCCGGCGACTACGTCCTGATCTTCCTGTCCGGCATCCTGATGTTCGGCGTCGTGCACAGCGCCACCAGCGCCGTGTGGCCCTCCTTCTACGGCGAGATGTTCACCACCCGCGTCCGCCTGTCCGGCATGGCGATCGGCACCCAGATCGGCTTCGCCATCGCCGGGTTCGCGCCCACCGTGGCCACCGCCGTGGCCGGCACCGGCCCCGGGAGCTGGCTCGGCGTCTCGGTCATCACCGCGGTCGTCTGCCTGATCAACGTGGCCGCCGTCGCGACCGCCAGGGAGACCTACCAGGTGCCGACCGACCAGCTCGGGCTCAGGCCGCTCACCGGCCGGGTGAAGGTGTGA
- a CDS encoding N-acyl homoserine lactonase family protein, protein MSTHPQYTVYAVRYAQRDARRGEHFHGYEPGGESSHPTAYYVWAAVSGEHTVVVDTGIAPGRAARVQGLDYRCSPVEALAELGIAAESVDHVVLTHLHYDHTGTARDFPRARYVVQRAELDYWTGPWAERITRERWLLDDGDLAHLTAAVKDGRALVPDGDAALLPGLSVHLVGGHTAGMQVVRVETARGPVVLASDASHFYENIESDRPFPILHSMTGMYGAFDRIKELAGGPGLVVAGHDPLVLERFPLRTPDVAVISP, encoded by the coding sequence GTGAGCACGCACCCCCAGTACACCGTCTACGCCGTGCGCTACGCGCAGCGCGACGCCCGGCGCGGCGAGCACTTCCACGGCTACGAGCCCGGCGGGGAGAGCTCCCACCCCACCGCCTACTACGTCTGGGCGGCCGTCTCCGGCGAGCACACGGTCGTCGTCGACACCGGCATCGCGCCGGGGCGGGCGGCCCGCGTCCAGGGCCTCGACTACCGCTGCTCACCCGTCGAGGCCCTGGCCGAGCTGGGCATCGCCGCCGAGTCGGTCGATCACGTGGTGCTCACCCACCTGCACTACGACCACACCGGCACCGCCCGCGACTTCCCGCGCGCCCGGTACGTCGTGCAGCGGGCCGAGCTGGACTACTGGACCGGCCCCTGGGCGGAGCGCATCACCCGCGAGCGCTGGCTGCTCGACGACGGCGACCTCGCCCACCTGACCGCCGCCGTGAAGGACGGGCGGGCGCTCGTGCCGGACGGCGACGCGGCCCTGCTGCCCGGCCTCAGCGTGCACCTCGTCGGCGGGCACACCGCCGGCATGCAGGTGGTACGCGTCGAGACGGCCCGCGGCCCCGTGGTGCTCGCCTCCGACGCCAGCCACTTCTACGAGAACATCGAGAGCGACCGCCCCTTCCCGATCCTGCACAGCATGACCGGCATGTACGGCGCCTTCGACCGCATCAAGGAGCTGGCCGGCGGCCCCGGGCTGGTGGTCGCCGGCCATGACCCGCTGGTGCTCGAACGGTTCCCGCTCCGCACCCCCGACGTCGCGGTGATCAGCCCGTGA
- a CDS encoding PQQ-binding-like beta-propeller repeat protein codes for MVRRRELLAGAVAAVALAGAGQSPAAAVSRRAGRDFPKVGGNLANQNYTALRGLHRGNVRRLRAAWVNNIEGGLMAGNSQSTAVAVDGVLFIESALGNVVAVDGRTGATIWKYEQTRGAVTRRGVGVGGGRIYTCANDNWLIALDQRTGQVLWERQHNGYGNLEKVAVTYHDGMLYCGTNDGPRGAALAFDAATGDLAWHFWGTAAPGEIGGGTWEGDSWQVGGATPWMHCAIDPELGLVYWTFGNARGSKSSQDGSERGGQNLFANSIVAMDLKTGAYRWHFQSIHHDIWDMDNVMAPVLVDARVRGRLRKLVVYGSKTGMYYILDRADGSAPLGIDELPVPQEPRQKTWPTQPFPRQGGWTELRPVAQPLGTEVPGLPHRAVPNYTIGSLYTPHWDEPILTIPGHGGGADWNHQSYSHSTRLVYTGFGYVAAAHSLTESSNGLRPPGEYMTGGVVAVDPSTNRVRWKRNLPYSLAHGNGILTTASDLLFIGQPDGNLLCLDARDGRELWRWQTGAGVSSSPIAYEIDGEQYVAVYAGGTGIPYGNSAPRGDHLWAFKLGGTVSPAPAPPPPVVRRPVSGQPVDGATVNNTVVLARVYTDGQVGTVESTAVNAMAPTHLRVPVGTTVTFVNPPGNVHVHGATQFFEGLFDVRLKPGESFQYTFTKPGEYFFNDSYSPRPTGKIEVTG; via the coding sequence ATGGTCCGTCGCAGAGAGTTACTCGCGGGCGCCGTCGCGGCTGTCGCGCTCGCCGGAGCAGGTCAGAGCCCCGCCGCCGCGGTCAGCCGGCGCGCCGGCCGGGACTTCCCGAAGGTCGGCGGGAACCTGGCGAACCAGAACTACACGGCGCTGCGCGGCCTGCACCGGGGCAACGTCAGGCGGCTTCGGGCGGCGTGGGTGAACAACATCGAGGGCGGGCTGATGGCGGGCAACAGCCAGAGCACCGCCGTGGCCGTGGACGGCGTCCTGTTCATCGAGTCGGCCCTGGGCAACGTGGTCGCGGTGGACGGCCGTACCGGGGCGACGATCTGGAAGTACGAGCAGACGCGCGGCGCGGTCACGCGCCGCGGCGTCGGGGTCGGCGGCGGCCGGATCTACACCTGCGCCAACGACAACTGGCTCATCGCCCTCGACCAGCGCACCGGGCAGGTGCTCTGGGAGCGGCAGCACAACGGGTACGGCAACCTGGAGAAGGTCGCCGTCACCTACCACGACGGCATGCTCTACTGCGGCACCAACGACGGCCCGCGCGGCGCCGCGCTGGCCTTCGACGCCGCGACCGGCGACCTGGCGTGGCACTTCTGGGGCACGGCCGCCCCCGGCGAGATCGGCGGCGGCACCTGGGAGGGCGACTCCTGGCAGGTCGGCGGGGCCACGCCGTGGATGCACTGCGCGATCGACCCGGAGCTGGGGCTGGTCTACTGGACGTTCGGCAACGCCAGGGGAAGCAAGTCCTCGCAGGACGGCTCGGAGCGCGGCGGCCAGAACCTGTTCGCCAACTCGATCGTGGCCATGGACCTGAAGACCGGCGCCTACCGGTGGCACTTCCAGTCCATCCACCACGACATCTGGGACATGGACAACGTGATGGCGCCCGTGCTGGTGGACGCCCGCGTGCGCGGCCGGCTGCGCAAGCTGGTCGTGTACGGCAGCAAGACCGGCATGTACTACATCCTCGACCGCGCCGACGGCTCGGCCCCGCTGGGCATCGACGAGCTGCCCGTGCCGCAGGAGCCCCGGCAGAAGACGTGGCCGACGCAGCCGTTCCCGCGCCAGGGCGGCTGGACCGAGCTGCGCCCGGTGGCGCAGCCGCTGGGCACCGAGGTGCCCGGCCTGCCGCACCGGGCCGTGCCGAACTACACCATCGGCTCGCTCTACACGCCGCACTGGGACGAGCCGATCCTCACCATCCCGGGACACGGCGGCGGCGCCGACTGGAACCACCAGTCCTACAGCCACAGCACCCGCCTGGTGTACACGGGCTTCGGCTACGTGGCCGCCGCCCACTCCCTGACCGAGTCGTCCAACGGGCTGCGCCCGCCCGGCGAGTACATGACGGGCGGCGTGGTGGCCGTGGACCCCTCGACGAACCGGGTGCGGTGGAAGCGGAACCTGCCGTACTCGCTGGCCCACGGCAACGGCATCCTGACCACCGCCTCCGACCTGCTGTTCATCGGCCAGCCGGACGGCAACCTGCTCTGCCTGGACGCGCGTGACGGGCGCGAGCTGTGGCGCTGGCAGACGGGCGCCGGCGTCAGCAGCAGCCCCATCGCCTACGAGATCGACGGCGAGCAGTACGTCGCGGTCTACGCGGGCGGCACCGGCATCCCGTACGGCAACTCGGCGCCGCGCGGCGACCACCTGTGGGCCTTCAAGCTCGGCGGCACCGTGTCCCCCGCGCCGGCCCCGCCGCCGCCGGTGGTCCGCCGCCCGGTCTCCGGCCAGCCGGTGGACGGCGCCACGGTGAACAACACGGTCGTGCTCGCCCGCGTCTACACCGACGGGCAGGTCGGCACGGTGGAGTCCACGGCGGTGAACGCCATGGCCCCCACCCACCTGCGGGTGCCGGTGGGCACCACGGTCACGTTCGTCAACCCGCCCGGCAACGTGCACGTGCACGGCGCCACCCAGTTCTTCGAGGGCCTGTTCGACGTCAGGCTGAAGCCGGGCGAGTCCTTCCAGTACACGTTCACGAAGCCGGGCGAGTACTTCTTCAACGACTCCTACAGCCCGAGGCCCACCGGCAAGATCGAGGTCACGGGCTGA
- a CDS encoding ABC transporter ATP-binding protein encodes MTTQGTTLTVEGLSVHYGGVRAAHDVSFTVEPGQSLGIIGANGAGKSSTLKAIMGLAPRQAKAIRFGEHDLLRAPAHTLVRHGIGYVPEGRHVFPGLTVEKNLLLGAYTSSWKRTPIDEVFELFPVLGEMRGRLAGALSGGQQQMLAVGRAMMCRPKVMLLDEPSMGLSPKLVSDIAAVLKKLNAGGLAILLVEQNAKLTFDVTTTCLVMENGEIAAGGTSAELSEDPQVRRIYLGL; translated from the coding sequence ATGACCACGCAGGGGACGACGCTGACCGTCGAGGGGCTGTCGGTGCACTACGGCGGTGTCCGCGCCGCGCACGACGTGTCGTTCACCGTCGAGCCCGGCCAGTCGCTGGGCATCATCGGCGCGAACGGCGCCGGCAAGTCCTCCACCCTCAAGGCGATCATGGGGCTGGCGCCCCGGCAGGCGAAGGCGATCAGGTTCGGCGAGCACGACCTGCTGCGCGCGCCCGCGCACACGCTGGTCCGGCACGGCATCGGCTACGTGCCCGAGGGCAGGCACGTCTTCCCCGGGCTCACGGTGGAGAAGAACCTGCTGCTCGGCGCGTACACCAGCAGCTGGAAGCGCACCCCGATCGACGAGGTGTTCGAGCTGTTCCCGGTGCTGGGCGAGATGCGCGGCCGGCTGGCCGGCGCGCTGTCCGGCGGGCAGCAGCAGATGCTGGCCGTCGGCCGGGCCATGATGTGCCGCCCGAAGGTGATGCTGCTGGACGAGCCGTCGATGGGGCTGTCGCCGAAGCTGGTCAGCGACATCGCCGCCGTGCTGAAGAAGCTCAACGCGGGCGGCCTGGCCATCCTGCTCGTCGAGCAGAACGCCAAGCTCACCTTCGACGTCACCACCACCTGCCTCGTCATGGAGAACGGCGAGATCGCCGCCGGTGGCACCTCGGCGGAGCTGAGCGAGGACCCCCAGGTCCGCCGCATCTATCTCGGCCTCTAA
- a CDS encoding ABC transporter permease subunit, with translation MKRVALIAIAAVAAWLLPYGLGGYAIHVADVAIIFAILAIGLGLTMGVAGQINLAQVAFFGVGAYTVAILTTEAGLGFWTASLLALATAVVFGVLVGIPALRMQSHYLGIVTLGLALAFTNWVTNAHIAGRAEGISDIPVPPMFGVDLSSGYLFYYVELIVFAIALAFALLVTRSPLGRRLRAMRDDDLAAGALGAEIPLLRMTAFVLSGLYGGLAGILYAGLIRFVAPESFNIANMFLLLAMVIIGGRASILGCVVGAVALSLVREALLDASGYAQLGYGLVVVLVVVFAPKGLAGLPGQIRSLLRRRTGGSRAQLGPFLPYDAVPPAGEEDVLEIRGVTMRFKGLVALDEVSLTVPAGQIRGIVGPNGSGKTTLFNVISGFYTPGQGAVVLHGREVTGMAPYQLAQRGVARTFQNLRLFEDLSVRENLLLGLDRTRTWWIWRYPSLPWKVLGYERALRRRAGELIERFGLVEVADAEPRSLPYGIQRRIELARAMAMSPGLLLLDEPAAGLNGEEVRQLADIVRSIRDSGVTVIIIEHNMGLVMSLCDQVTVLSSGKVIADGPPAEVAVHPDVVAAYLGDSMAAPTEETAEAAVEEATR, from the coding sequence ATGAAACGAGTGGCGCTCATCGCCATCGCCGCGGTCGCGGCCTGGCTGCTGCCCTATGGCCTGGGCGGGTACGCCATCCACGTCGCCGACGTCGCGATCATCTTCGCGATCCTGGCCATCGGGCTCGGCCTGACCATGGGCGTGGCCGGGCAGATCAACCTGGCCCAGGTCGCCTTCTTCGGCGTCGGCGCGTACACGGTGGCCATCCTCACCACGGAGGCGGGTCTCGGCTTCTGGACGGCGTCGCTGCTGGCGCTGGCGACCGCCGTGGTGTTCGGCGTGCTGGTCGGCATCCCGGCGCTGCGCATGCAGTCGCACTACCTGGGCATCGTCACGCTCGGGCTGGCACTGGCGTTCACGAACTGGGTGACCAACGCGCACATCGCCGGGCGGGCCGAGGGCATCAGCGACATCCCGGTGCCGCCGATGTTCGGCGTCGACCTGTCCAGCGGATACCTGTTCTACTACGTCGAGCTGATCGTCTTCGCGATCGCGCTGGCGTTCGCGCTGCTGGTCACCCGCTCGCCGCTGGGCCGCCGCCTGCGCGCGATGCGGGACGACGACCTGGCGGCCGGGGCGCTGGGCGCGGAGATCCCGCTGCTGCGGATGACCGCGTTCGTGCTGTCCGGCCTGTACGGCGGCCTGGCCGGCATCCTGTACGCCGGGCTGATCCGGTTCGTCGCCCCCGAGTCCTTCAACATCGCCAACATGTTCCTGCTGCTCGCCATGGTGATCATCGGCGGGCGGGCCAGCATCCTGGGCTGCGTCGTCGGCGCGGTCGCGCTGTCGCTGGTCAGGGAGGCGCTGCTGGACGCCTCGGGTTACGCGCAGCTCGGCTACGGGCTCGTGGTGGTGCTCGTGGTGGTGTTCGCGCCCAAGGGGCTGGCGGGCCTGCCCGGGCAGATCCGGTCGCTGCTGCGCAGGCGGACCGGCGGGTCGCGGGCCCAGCTCGGCCCGTTCCTGCCGTACGACGCCGTGCCTCCGGCCGGCGAGGAGGACGTGCTGGAGATCCGGGGCGTGACGATGCGCTTCAAGGGCCTGGTGGCGCTCGACGAGGTGTCGCTCACCGTGCCGGCGGGCCAGATCCGCGGCATCGTCGGGCCGAACGGGTCGGGCAAGACGACCCTGTTCAACGTGATCAGCGGCTTCTACACGCCCGGCCAGGGGGCGGTGGTGCTGCACGGGCGCGAGGTGACGGGGATGGCGCCGTACCAGCTCGCGCAGCGCGGGGTGGCGCGCACGTTCCAGAACCTGCGCCTGTTCGAGGACCTCAGCGTGCGCGAGAACCTGCTGCTCGGCCTGGACCGCACCCGCACCTGGTGGATCTGGCGCTACCCGAGCCTGCCGTGGAAGGTGCTGGGCTACGAGCGGGCGCTGCGCAGGCGCGCCGGGGAGCTGATCGAGCGGTTCGGGCTCGTGGAGGTCGCCGACGCCGAGCCGCGCTCGCTGCCCTACGGCATCCAGCGCCGCATCGAGCTGGCCCGCGCCATGGCCATGTCCCCCGGGCTGCTGCTGCTCGACGAGCCCGCCGCCGGGCTCAACGGCGAAGAGGTGCGCCAGCTCGCCGACATCGTCCGCTCCATCAGGGACTCGGGCGTCACCGTGATCATCATCGAGCACAACATGGGCCTGGTCATGTCGCTGTGCGACCAGGTCACCGTGCTGTCCAGCGGCAAGGTGATCGCCGACGGCCCGCCCGCCGAGGTCGCGGTGCACCCGGACGTCGTCGCCGCCTACCTCGGCGACTCGATGGCCGCACCGACCGAGGAGACCGCCGAGGCCGCTGTCGAGGAGGCGACCCGATGA
- a CDS encoding branched-chain amino acid ABC transporter permease produces MQVFLQTLIGGVTFGAVYALVAMGFSIVYRTMGLVNFAHGSVVMIGAYAASTFYMASKLPFAVAVVVAIAVTALIGLVIERFLRPLENKDFTLMLIGTIGFGAVLEAGAVLVWGATGHAVPSPVATGPIDVAGIRIPTYSLLVIAVAAAATGLLALFLQRTKRGAAMQAAAMDHQAATAVGIHVGRSNAMAFAIGAGLAALAGSLIGPMLYVNPTMGGTLGIKGFAAAMLGGFGSMPGAIVGGLAFGLLDSFAAGNFQEYSELVTFLVFALIVMIRPTGIFGEATVNRA; encoded by the coding sequence GTGCAGGTCTTCCTTCAGACCCTGATCGGCGGGGTCACGTTCGGAGCGGTCTACGCGCTGGTGGCGATGGGCTTCTCGATCGTCTACCGCACCATGGGCCTGGTCAACTTCGCCCACGGCAGCGTCGTGATGATCGGCGCGTACGCCGCCTCCACCTTCTACATGGCCAGCAAGCTGCCGTTCGCGGTGGCCGTCGTGGTCGCGATCGCGGTCACCGCGCTGATCGGCCTGGTCATCGAGCGGTTCCTGCGCCCGCTGGAGAACAAGGACTTCACGCTGATGCTCATCGGCACCATCGGCTTCGGCGCGGTGCTGGAGGCGGGCGCGGTCCTGGTCTGGGGCGCGACCGGGCACGCCGTGCCGTCCCCGGTCGCGACGGGGCCGATCGACGTGGCCGGGATCCGCATCCCCACCTACAGCCTGCTGGTGATCGCCGTGGCCGCCGCCGCGACCGGGCTGCTGGCGCTGTTCCTGCAGCGGACGAAGCGGGGCGCGGCCATGCAGGCGGCCGCCATGGACCACCAGGCCGCCACCGCGGTCGGCATCCACGTCGGCCGCAGCAACGCCATGGCCTTCGCCATCGGCGCCGGCCTGGCCGCGCTGGCGGGCAGCCTCATCGGCCCCATGCTGTACGTGAACCCGACCATGGGCGGCACCCTGGGCATCAAGGGCTTCGCCGCGGCCATGCTCGGCGGCTTCGGCAGCATGCCCGGCGCGATCGTCGGCGGCCTGGCCTTCGGCCTGCTCGACTCCTTCGCCGCGGGCAACTTCCAGGAGTACTCCGAGCTGGTCACGTTCCTGGTCTTCGCGCTGATCGTGATGATCCGCCCCACCGGCATCTTCGGAGAGGCCACGGTGAACCGAGCATGA